The sequence aaacgggagttgcagaataaacagaaaatagtaaaaaggcgaggtgacgatgtgtgttggaagtagttccaagattgatatgatcatcatcgcacactccctatactttcgggattagtgttgaaactaaataagtgttattttgtgtttgcgttgagcatgaatatgatttgatcatgtttattgcaatacggttattcatttaagtaagagaataaattgtttttctgtttacatgaataaaaccttatatggttacacacccaatgaaaatggttcgttggatctcgatcgtagtgatacacatattcataatattgaaaccaaaagatgcaaagttaataatgatagtgcaacttatttgtggcactgcagtttaggtcatattggtgtaaagcgcatgaagaaattccatgctgatgggattttggaatcacttgattatgaatcacttgatgcttgcgaaccatgccttatgggcaagatgactaaagactccattctccggaacaatagagcgagcaactgacttattggaaataatacatactgatatatgcgatccgatgagtgttgaggctcgcggcaagtatcattattttttgaccttcacagatgatttgagcagatatgggtatatgtacttaatgaaacataagtttgaaacgtttgaaaagttcaaaaaatttcagagtgaagttgaaaatcatcgtaacaagaaaataaaatttctacgatctgatcgtggaggagaatatttgagttacgagtttggtctacatttgaaacaatgcggaatagtttcgcaactcacaccacccggaacaccacagcgtaatggtgtgtccgaacatcataaccgtactttattggatattgtacaatctatgatgtttcttaccgatttaccactatcattttggggtcatgcattaaagacagctgcattcacgttaaaaaggggcaccacctaagtccgttgagacgacacaatatgaactatggtttggcaagaaaccaaagttgtcgtttcttaaagtttggggttgcgatgcttatgtgaaaaagtttcatcctgataagctcaaacccaaatcggagaaatgtgtcttcataggatacccaaaggagaaagttgggtacaccttctatcacagatccgaaggcaagacattcgttgctaagaatggatccttctagagaaggagtttctctcgaaagaagtgagcgggaagaaagtaaaacttgataaggtaattgtaccttctcccttattggaaagtagttcatcacagaaatctgttcctgtgactactacaccaattagtgaggaagctaatgatgacgatcatgtaactttagatcaagttactactgaatctcgtaggtaaaccagagtaagatccacaccagagtggtacggcaatcctgttctggaagtcatgctactagatcatgatgaacctatgaactatgaagaagcgatggtgagcccagattccgcaaaatggcttgaggccatgaaatctgagatgggatccatgtatgagaacaaagtatggactttggttgacttgcccgatgatcggcagaccattgagattaaatggttttttaagaggaagacagacgctgatagtagtgttactatctacaaagctagacttgtcgaaaaaggtttttgacaaagttcaaggtgttgactacgatgagattttctcactcgtatcgatgcttaaagtctgtccgaatcatgttagcaattgccgcattttatgaaatctggcaaatggataacaaaactgcaatccttaatggatttattaaaaaaagagttgtatatgatgcagccagaaggttttgtcaatcctaaaggtgttaacaaaatgtacaagctccagcgatccatctatggactggtgcaagcatctcgaagttgaaatatatgctttgatgagttgatcaaagcatatagttttatacagacttgcggtgaagcctgtatttacaagaaagtgagtgggagcactacaacatttctgataagtatatgtcaatgacatattgttgatcagaaataatgtagaattattctgcaaagcataaaggaatgtttaaaaggagttttttcaaagaaagacctcggagaagctgcttacatattgagcatcaagatctatagagatagatcaagacgcttgataagtttttcaataagtacaaaccttgacaagatttttgaagtagctcaaaatggaacagtcaaagaacgagttcttgcctgtgttacaaggtgtgaaattgagtaagactcaaaactcgaccacggcagaagatagaaagagaatgaaagtcattccctaagcctcagccataggttctataaagtatgtcatgctgtataccagatctattgtataccctacactgtgttaagcaagggagtacaatagtgatctaagagtagatcactggacagcggtcaaaattatccttagtggaataaggaaatatttctcgattatggaggtgacaaaaggttcgtgtaaaaagttacgtcgatgcaagttttgacacagatctggatgactctaagtctcgatctagatacatattgaaagtaggagcaattagctagagtagctctgtgcagagcattgtagacatagaattcgcaaaatacttacggatctgtatgtgacagacccgttgactaaaattatctcacaagcaaaccatgatcacaccttagtactctttgggtgttaatcacataagcgatgtgaactagattactgactctagtaaaccctttgggtgtaggtcacatgacgatgtgaactatgggtgttcatcacatggtgatgtgaactattagtgttgaatcacatggcgatgtgaagtagattattgactctagtgcaagtgggagactgaaggaaatatgccctagaggcaataataaagttattatttatttccttatatatcatgataaatgtttattattcatgctagaattgtattaaccggaaacataatacatgtgtgaatacatagacaaacatagtgtcactagtatgcctctacttgactagctcgttgaatcaaagatggttaagtttcctagccatagacatgagttgtcatttgattaatgggatcacatcattaggagaatgatgtgattgacttgacccattccgttaacttagcacttgatcgtttagtatgttgctattgctttcttcatgacttatacaaaattCCTACAattatgagattgtgcaactcccgtttaccggaggaacattttgtgtgctaccaaacgtcacaacgtaactgggtgattataaaggtgctctacaggtgtctccaaaggtacatgttgagttggcataattcgagattaggttttgtcactccgattgtcgaagaggtatctctgggccctctcggcaatactcatcacttaagccttgcaagcattgtaactaatgagttagttacgaaatgatgtattatggaacgagtaaagagacttgtcggtaacgagattgaactaggtattggataccgacgatcgaatctcgggcaagtaacataccgatgacaaaaggaacaacgtatgttgttatgcggtttgaccgataaagatcttcgtagaatatgtaggagccaatatgaacatccagattccactattggttattgaccggaaaacagttctaggtcatgtctacatagttctcgaacccgtagggtccgcacgcttaacgttacgatgacagttatattatgagtttatgagttttgatgtaccgaaggagttcagagtccctgatgagatcggggacatggcgaggagtctcgaaatggtcgagacgtaaagatcgatatattggacgactatattcgggcttcggaaaggttccgagtgattcgggtatttttcggagtaccggagagttacgggaattcgccgggagaagtattgggcattattgggccatacgggaaagagagaggggctgcctagggcaggccgcacgccccccaaggcctagtacgaattggactagggggaggggctgcaccccctccttccttcccttctctccctttccttctctcctactcctactacatggaaggtctcctagttggactaggtcaccgggagtaggactcctccctggcgcgccctcccttggccggccgcccccttccccttgctcctttatatacgggggcaggggcaccccatgacacacaagttgatctacggatcgttccttagccgtgtgcggtgcccccctccaccatattccacctcggtcatatcatcgcggagtttaggcgaagctctgcgctggtagagcatcatcattgtcaccacgccgtcgtgctgacggaactcatccccgacactttgctggatcggagtccagggatcgtcatcgagctgaacgtgtgctgaactcggaggtgccgtacgttcggtacttggatcggtcggatcgtgaagacgtacgactacatcaaccgcgttgtcataacgcttccgcttacggtctacgagggtacgtggacaacactctcccctcttgttgctatgccatcaccatgatcttgcgtgtgcgtagggaatttttgaaattaccatgttcccCAACAACGACGTGTTTTTAATTATATTTTAGTTGACATGGATTTCATTTATCTTGTGAATTGTATAGGCAGATCATGAATTTTAATGATTGATTGATTTTCATGGTCACAAGTAGGCATGGTTGCATGGCCACGGGGAGAATGGAGCAAGTAGCGTGTGAGGAGTTTAAGAAATGGGGACAAGGGATAGTTTAGTTAATTAAGTCTATGTTAGTTTCAAGTTTTATCCTTGTTGCGGTAAAAAATTAAGGTTGGATTAACCACCATGTACATCTTTAATTACTTTTAAATAAGAAATATAATCAAAATATTCTGTTGAAATCATAAAATTTATATAATTTGTACAAGTACATGAAGGTGGAACAGGAGGAAGAGTGGGAGAAGATTAGGCCCCGTTTGGTAACAAAGTATTTTCTATGTATTCCCATAATACTGCAGTTTTTTATAATACTGTAGTTTTTATTACAAAGGGTTGTTTGGCTGTCTCTAAAAATTGTAATTTTAATACTGCAGTTTTTGGCAAACCACATTATTTTCTCTGCATCAAAAAAAGAACCACATACCTCTTTTTCTAAAATTAAGCTCGCTGAGAAAAGAGAGTCCCTCGCTCATACCTTCTTCTCAACACGCCTCATGTCCACGACCGTTTTATCAGGATCTTCTGCTTGGTGATTTAGTTAGCTCGCTTCCGTTTGTTGCTCCAAATTACAGCCAACCACAAAATCGTTTTGAAGACGTTGTTGCCGTCCGGATAGCCAGTTAGAATATGTGTCTTCTACGCCGTGTGCATGGCCGTTCTTGGTGCATGGCCGCATAAAATGGCTAGCTAACTAGAAAAGCACGTGTGTCTGCAGCTGCTAATGGTTTTAGCTAGCTAATTTTGTGTCGCTGAAAACGGGATAGCCAAACAGGTTGTCTGTATTATCAATACTACAAAATATTCTGTTATGTTAAAACCGTGGTATTTCACACCTGTAGGCTAAATTACTGTAGTTTTTGATACTTAGGTTTTTGGGATACTTAGGTTTTTGTATTATTGGATACTTAGATATCGTTTCATTTTCTTGCAAGGAGAGGATGGTTACGAAGAAATAACAAGAAATGGAGAGAGAATCAGTTTTATTGCTGTATGGATGGAAACCACATGCCAGCTTGTCCAACATATTTCTACATTGAGTCAATTATTCGACCGCTATGTTCTTTTTATTCCATGACAATGCATGTTCATTCAACTATTCAAATTTACAGGCTGTTCATCCACTTTTTTCAAGCTATTTACATATTTGTCACTTGTCAGCAAGTTTGCATATGATGCTAGGAAGTGAACATAAGGACACATAAACGTTGCATTTTGAATATGAAATAAACTCAACATCCAAATAACAAATTTGTTGCTCCGTCCATCCGTGAGCAGAAAATGTAAGCATCCTTCTAAAAGATATTACCTATGTTGAAGCTAGAAATGCAAGAATTCTTCTAAGTAAGATATTAGTTATCTTCATGATGGAAATGCAAGCATCCAAAATTTACAACAATATTTCTAAAAACTGAAAACAATCTTTCAATCTTGATATAAGAATGAAACATAAGCAATATCACAGAGTTTGCTATTTCTTTTGAAACACAATTACCAACAAGTGATATACAGGTGAACTTACAGTTTATTCAAATTGGAATGTGGCTCACTCTACTAAAAAGGACGATGTCACCCACTCCGAGTAAAAACGGTCATCTACTCGCATTTAGCATCTGACcaatgaatatatattgtatatgagttttctattttttattttaatattgTTTATATGTTTACTTTTGTAGATCAAAGATCAAAACTGATGGCTTTTTATTGACAAAGCTTTATGGTGAACCAGACTGAAAAATCATCGGGTTTTACACAATCAGAAGAGATGCATACAAATAATTGTTCTTTATATATTTATTGTGCATGATAGTACAAGAGGTATGTTTCTATACATatttatttttgcaaattatgaaaGAGATGGAGATGGATTATGTCAACGTTCAAAAAAAATCCATCGACAAGGGTGTTGACGCAATGTCATTGAAGGGCCCAAAAATTCATTAAGATTTATACAACaaaaggcccgtggcaacgcacgggcattatactAATAAACTCTAGTACTTTAGTGTAGTTTCTAGGTGTGTGAGGTGGATGTACTAGGTGTGTCTGCTGGTTGTACACGTGCAGCTCAAAGGAAACTTGTAATCCACTATATAAGGACCAGCGTCCTTCAATTGTAAGAAGCAAGCCAGCTTCAAATCTgaatagtattccctccgtccggatttattGGGCCTCTTAGCCAAATTGGCAGGACCAAGGAGCCTTGTATGGAGAGAACCAATTCCAATAATTACGTGCGATTAATTATTACCAGCGTTTTGGAAAGCACAAAAGCTAATGCGGCTTCGCAGGGAAGGCATGCACACGCATTAATCCCAGCCGCATGGGCCCATGCATGCCCAATCAAAAAGAAAGAAGTATAGTTTTCACCCCCAAATCCCTCTCAATGTATCCATAACCCCCCAAAGTCAATTTTGGTGTGATTTTAACCCTGAAAATGTCAAAACCGTTTTAATCAAACCTTGAATGGTTTAGTGTCACATCAGAAGCGGTTTTGCGATTTGGTTTTCGTTTAGTTGCTGCTTACTTGGCGCTGGCGTGTCAAATGGTCACTCTTGCTCTCGCTCGAACTAGCAGCTACGGATAAAAATTCCCCAATTTCTCAGCCATCTCGTTCGAACCCTAAATCCCAATCGCGCTCGCTCTCCGCCGGCCGCAGGTCTGATTCACTGGCGTACTCTTGAATCGGCTCCACTCCATGACCTCATCCGCAAGATTTCTCAGCGAGCTCCTCCGCCGGCCGCACATCCTATTCTactggtccggcggcggcggcggcgcaatcgCAGGTGCCATATCGGCAGGGTCCGCTGTATTAGGAGCCCGAAAACTTGCGTGGCTGTAGAGTGGAAGCACCCCGATGGATTTCCTGGAGCGTGAAGAACCCATGGCGCAGGTACTACAATTGCGCGAAATCAAAGGCGTGTTCTTGCTGTTCTTTTTGGAACTGATTTTTCTGGGAGGTCTCTCCATTGTTTGCTGAGTTCAATGCAATGTCAAGGTGTGGACTGCAGGTTCTTTGAGTGGCATTTCTGAATTCGCTGCTCGGTGACTTGCGTGATATTGAGTATCGTCTGAAAATAGAGAAGAAACAGTTGGAGGAATCTCGAATCCAAGTTGAAGCTCGCATGGACAAGGCTGTAGATGTCGAGATGGGCATGAGGTCGTTTGTGCATGAGATGCAGTTCAAGCACACAATAGAAGTAGAAGAAATGCATAGGAAATTGAAAAGATTTAGAAAGACGTGGGAGTATCTTGTAATCTGTTTGGTGGttgctttcttcttttttgttatgAAATGAATTGGTACTGTAATGTGGCATGATCTTGTGAAAAATCTAGAGAGATGTGGCAGTATGTTGAGAAAGATGTGCCAGTATGTCCATACATGTTTGTATGTTCAGAAAATTGAATGATTTAGAAATGGTTGTGGAGTTCAAAATTTTGTATGTTACTGCTTATTTGTAAGCAACTCATTCTTATATATGTACAGCAAGCAACACATCTTGTGCATTTACAGTGAAAGTAAATAACAACAAACTGATAGATGTTCCAAAAGATCATAGATTGTGTACTTCACAATAGACCATAATTCAGAGTACATAAATAGTTCCAAAAAGATCATAGATGTTTATTGTTCCTATCTTGCTGAAATAAACATCTGGACATTGGCTCTTCACATAAACTAATTTGGAGTACATGATACAATTAAGAGTACTTGACAGCAACAGAAAAGAAGCGGAAAACATCAAATGGACGGTCCTTTCTTGCTCTCTAAGGCCTTCTTGTATGCTGCCAGGTTGAACACACAGTGCTTGGGAACATTGGGTTGTGAGCTGCTGGTTGTTCCCCCCTGTGTGGATTTCCTCTGGCTGGTTGATGGCTGTGAACCACCAACATTTGTGGATTTCCTCTGCATGCTTGAGTGTTTCACCCTTCCTGCTTGGCTTGCTCCAGCTTGTGACTTGCCCTGCTATGTGAAGATTGTGAAATATAAGATATCATGCTATAGAAATCAGGAAGTAATGGCAAAACAATAAGAAAATAGTTACAACAAATATACCATTGATTTCTTAACATTTTGCCCTGCCTGCTTGGCTGGGACATTAGGAACTCCAGCTTGTGACTTGCCCTGCCTGCTTGGCTGAGAACTTGTTAAATTTTCATGAATTTGAACATGTGGCTGAGAACTTGACtgtgcaacccccttttccttctttgcATTTGCAGCCTCAACTGCTGCCTACAAAATGTTATAAAAAATCACTTTGCTTCAATTTAATTGTGAACAATAATAGCCAGTCACTTTGCTCTAGTATTAAATCGTACCTTTGTTTTCTTAGCATTTTCAGCTTCCATTGCATCTTTAtcttgttttcttttccttgcaGCATCTCTCACAATATGTGAATTGCCCTGGTGCTTACCTGCTCCATTGTTTGTGCAAGATTTCATGTTGTGACCTGTCCTATGGCATGGACTGCATGTTATTGTCCCTCCTATCTTCCTCATCTTATTCCCCTTTGGTGCTTCTCCCTCCTCTCTTCGTCTCTCTGTCTTTGGCCTGCCTGGCAAGCTAATGTACCCTGGAGGTGCAGGCTTTACTCGATCTGATCTTGGCCAACTTTCTTCCCCCTCCAAGGGCTCCAAACAATGGGAATATATTTTGTTGTACACTTCAATAGAGTAGCACTTGGCAATGTAATCATCTATTTTCCTGCCAGTTTTGTAGATAGCACTTATTGCGTGACAACATGGAAGGCCAGAAAGTTGCCAGTATCTGCATGAGCATGTCCATGCTTCCAAGTTCACAGTGAATTTGAACTTCTCATGTTCAAGTACCTCAAACCCCTCTTTTCCATTCCAGAGGACATCACAAGTGCCTGATCTCTTAATGTTCTGTTTCAGTTTTTTGAATACATTAGGACAAATGGTCCCTTCCCATTTCTCAGCTTTAGTTCTGTTTTCTTGTATCCTCACCATGTTCTTCTGTCTGATCCACTCTAGCATAGAGATGCATGGGAGATACCTTGCTTCCAAGATCCAATTGTTAAAGGACTCACACATGTTATTATCCACTGAGTCACAGTTGGAGCCTAGCTTCATGTATGCCCTACACCAATGCTCTGGAGCAGTATTCATCATGTCCTTTGCACCTTCAACAGTAAACTGTGCAAGTCTTGCTCTATTGTAGTTGAATATAGATCTGTTGGAAGACTTAGCACACCTCCAAAACCTCTTCTGTAGATCATGATCTGGGTGTTTTTTTTCCAGTTTGCATATATGTGCCTTGCACACATCCTATGCTCCGACTTAGGGAATATATCCTCTATAGCACCAACCAGGCCCTTCTGTTGATCTGACATAAACACCCAACCATCACCCTCATTCTTGATCTTCAAATCTTTATTGATCTTTGCAAGGAACCAAAACCATGACTGGAAAGTCTCCTTCTCCACAATGGCCCATGCTATGGGGTACATTTGATTATTTGCATCTCTACCCAGAGCACAAAGCAGCTGACCATAACATGCACCCTTAAAAAAACATCCATCAAGACCTATCACTTGTCTACAACCAGCAAGAAACCCCTTTTTGCTTGCATCAAAACAAATGTAAAATCTTTGGAACACATGAGTGCCATCCTTCTCATCTTGGTCCAATTTCACCGCAACGGTGCTTCCTGGGTTTGATCTGAGTAGCTCTAGTTGATAGTCAAACACCTTGGAATATTCTCCTTTCGAGGAATCCAGTAactttgaaagaaccattctcttagCCCTTTTGCATTGTGCAATGGTCACATCTGCAAGCATTTCAATGAGCACAGTTTTCTTTATTTCCTCCAACTTCCAACTTGGATTTGATTTTATTAGCCTACCATATCTCTTTGCAATGACAGTAGAGGTAACCAGTTTATTGTCCCTTCGAGGAATGCAATTGTGCTCATCTATAAATGTGGAAACTTGCATCCATTTGTTTCTAGATGTTTTAGATGCATATATCATCCAGTTGCATCCAGGCCAAGTACAATGTGCCCTCACCTTGTTGATTTCATCTTTTCTAAAGCCTAAATGCCTATGTGTTTTGCTACCATAGTTTATGAGTGCTTTCTTCATTTGAGATCTACCTCTGAAAACCATACCTAGCTGAAAGGAAGGAATTTCTGCCTTGCTATCAAATCTTTTCAATTGACTTTGTTTCCTCAACAGGCTTGTCCCTCCCTCTCCATCACTCTC comes from Triticum aestivum cultivar Chinese Spring chromosome 5B, IWGSC CS RefSeq v2.1, whole genome shotgun sequence and encodes:
- the LOC123113149 gene encoding uncharacterized protein; this encodes MMNTAPEHWCRAYMKLGSNCDSVDNNMCESFNNWILEARYLPCISMLEWIRQKNMVRIQENRTKAEKWEGTICPNVFKKLKQNIKRSGTCDVLWNGKEGFEVLEHEKFKFTVNLEAWTCSCRYWQLSGLPCCHAISAIYKTGRKIDDYIAKCYSIEVYNKIYSHCLEPLEGEESWPRSDRVKPAPPGYISLPGRPKTERRREEGEAPKGNKMRKIGGTITCSPCHRTGHNMKSCTNNGAGKHQGNSHIVRDAARKRKQDKDAMEAENAKKTKAAVEAANAKKEKGVAQSSSQPHVQIHENLTSSQPSRQGKSQAGVPNVPAKQAGQNVKKSMGKSQAGASQAGRVKHSSMQRKSTNVGGSQPSTSQRKSTQGGTTSSSQPNVPKHCVFNLAAYKKALESKKGPSI